The following coding sequences are from one Streptomyces sp. NBC_01485 window:
- a CDS encoding HpcH/HpaI aldolase/citrate lyase family protein encodes MTVNRLRPRRSCLAVPGSNPRFLEKAQGLPADQVFLDLEDACAPLAKPEARHTIVKFLNEGDWTGKTRVVRVNDWTTEWTYRDVVTVVEGAGPNLDCIMLPKVQNAQQVVALDLLLTQIEKTMGFEVGRIGIEAQIENAQGLNNVNEIAQASPRVETIIFGPADFMASINMKSLVVGEQPPGYPADAYHYILMKILMAARANDLQAIDGPYLQIRNVDGYRAVAQRAAALGFDGKWVLHPGQVEASNEIFSPSQEDYDHAELILDAYDYCTSEAGGRKGSAMLGDEMIDEASRKMALVISGKGRAAGLKRTSTFEIPEA; translated from the coding sequence ATGACAGTCAACCGTCTGCGTCCGCGCCGCTCGTGTCTCGCGGTCCCCGGAAGCAACCCCCGCTTCCTGGAGAAGGCCCAGGGTCTCCCCGCCGACCAGGTCTTCCTGGACCTGGAGGACGCGTGCGCGCCGCTCGCCAAGCCGGAGGCGCGGCACACCATCGTCAAGTTCCTCAACGAGGGTGACTGGACGGGCAAGACGAGGGTCGTACGCGTCAACGACTGGACGACCGAGTGGACGTACCGCGACGTCGTGACGGTGGTCGAGGGGGCCGGCCCCAACCTCGACTGCATCATGCTGCCGAAGGTGCAGAACGCCCAGCAGGTCGTCGCGCTGGACCTGCTGCTGACCCAGATCGAGAAGACGATGGGCTTCGAGGTCGGCCGGATCGGCATCGAGGCGCAGATCGAGAACGCGCAGGGCCTCAACAACGTCAACGAGATCGCTCAGGCCAGTCCACGGGTCGAGACGATCATCTTCGGTCCGGCCGACTTCATGGCGTCGATCAACATGAAGTCGCTCGTCGTGGGCGAGCAGCCGCCCGGCTACCCGGCGGACGCCTACCACTACATCCTGATGAAGATCCTGATGGCCGCCCGTGCCAACGACCTCCAGGCGATCGACGGCCCCTACCTCCAGATCCGCAACGTCGACGGCTACCGCGCGGTCGCCCAGCGGGCCGCCGCGCTCGGCTTCGACGGCAAGTGGGTGCTGCACCCGGGCCAGGTCGAGGCGTCCAACGAGATCTTCTCGCCCTCGCAGGAGGACTACGACCACGCCGAGCTGATCCTGGACGCGTACGACTACTGCACGTCCGAGGCGGGCGGCAGGAAAGGCTCGGCGATGCTCGGCGACGAGATGATCGACGAGGCGAGCCGCAAGATGGCGCTGGTCATCTCCGGCAAGGGCCGCGCCGCCGGCCTGAAGCGCACCAGCACGTTCGAGATCCCGGAGGCGTGA
- a CDS encoding methylated-DNA--[protein]-cysteine S-methyltransferase has translation MNQHTIVDSPYGPLTLVADDGVLCGLYMTEQRHRPPEKNFGPRDDTLFADTEDQLKAYFAGELTEFTLELRLHGTPFQRTVWAELRKIPYGETRTYGELAEALGNPAASRAVGLANGKNPIGIIVPCHRVIGAGGGLTGYGGGLPRKQRLLDFESGTTPGETTLF, from the coding sequence ATGAACCAGCACACGATCGTCGACAGCCCGTACGGCCCCCTCACCCTCGTCGCCGACGACGGCGTCCTGTGCGGCCTCTACATGACCGAACAGCGCCACCGCCCACCCGAGAAGAACTTCGGCCCCCGCGACGACACCCTGTTCGCCGACACCGAGGACCAGTTGAAGGCCTATTTCGCAGGCGAACTGACGGAGTTCACTCTCGAACTCCGCCTGCACGGCACCCCGTTCCAGCGCACCGTCTGGGCCGAACTGCGCAAGATCCCCTACGGCGAGACCCGCACCTACGGCGAACTCGCCGAAGCCCTGGGCAACCCGGCCGCCTCCCGCGCGGTGGGCCTCGCCAACGGCAAGAACCCCATCGGCATCATCGTCCCCTGCCACCGCGTGATCGGCGCCGGCGGCGGCCTCACCGGCTACGGCGGCGGCCTGCCCCGCAAACAACGCCTGCTGGACTTCGAGAGCGGCACGACCCCCGGCGAAACGACCCTGTTCTAG
- a CDS encoding alpha/beta hydrolase: MPAHTPTDHFVPHTSTIPANSGAGVKLFVREYDGTKPGHTPQPVLMLHGRSVPVVTGFDLLLPPGSGGSATRYSWAQDLADDGYDVFLMDLQGSGRSPRPQMDAPCNANPAQQNILIPNPLSATCAPPYPHQLGNSESEWAELNTVVKFIRGLPGRNHPIDFIGWSAAAFVMGPYTLQHPGDVRNLLLLAPIFPPQGRWSTNPADPFGRPPEASTLPMSLPAVTFGFPMNVGSKTGFTAGWDKEQASPLQREPGIEDKVWASLMENDPVGSKWGTELSPGVFEGILRYRNTYWWGWNNQTVPQKDPGSTYVLGDRVPVLILYGEQDTQANTSATLPPVLHFSTTDLYEAVKGPHKLMFKLAGAGHSVPWERNSKVVQRFARHWLDKGKIEGLTSGSYYRDDDGALFPI; encoded by the coding sequence ATGCCCGCACACACCCCCACGGACCACTTCGTCCCGCACACCTCGACGATCCCGGCGAACTCGGGCGCCGGCGTGAAGCTGTTCGTCCGTGAGTACGACGGCACCAAGCCAGGCCACACACCCCAACCGGTCCTGATGCTCCACGGCAGAAGCGTGCCAGTGGTCACGGGGTTCGACCTCTTGCTCCCCCCGGGGTCCGGTGGCTCCGCGACCCGGTACAGCTGGGCGCAGGACCTGGCCGACGACGGCTACGACGTGTTCCTCATGGACCTTCAGGGAAGCGGACGCTCGCCACGCCCGCAGATGGACGCGCCGTGCAACGCCAACCCGGCGCAACAGAACATCCTGATCCCGAACCCCCTCTCCGCCACGTGCGCACCTCCCTACCCGCACCAGCTGGGCAACTCCGAGAGCGAGTGGGCGGAGCTGAACACCGTCGTCAAGTTCATCAGGGGGCTGCCCGGCAGGAACCATCCGATCGACTTCATCGGCTGGTCCGCCGCGGCGTTCGTCATGGGCCCCTACACGCTCCAGCACCCCGGCGACGTCCGGAACCTGCTCCTGCTCGCGCCGATCTTCCCGCCGCAGGGCCGCTGGTCCACGAACCCCGCGGATCCCTTCGGGCGCCCGCCGGAGGCCTCGACCCTGCCCATGTCCCTGCCGGCTGTCACGTTCGGCTTCCCGATGAACGTCGGCAGCAAGACCGGCTTCACGGCCGGCTGGGACAAGGAGCAGGCCAGCCCGCTGCAGCGCGAGCCAGGCATCGAGGACAAGGTGTGGGCCTCCCTCATGGAGAACGACCCCGTCGGCAGCAAGTGGGGCACCGAGCTGTCACCAGGCGTGTTCGAGGGGATCCTGCGGTACCGGAACACCTACTGGTGGGGCTGGAACAACCAGACCGTCCCGCAGAAGGACCCGGGAAGCACCTACGTACTCGGTGACCGGGTCCCCGTGCTCATCCTCTACGGCGAGCAGGACACGCAGGCCAACACCTCGGCGACGCTCCCTCCGGTCCTGCACTTCTCCACCACGGACCTCTACGAGGCCGTCAAGGGACCGCACAAGCTGATGTTCAAGCTGGCCGGCGCGGGACACTCCGTGCCCTGGGAGCGCAACTCCAAGGTCGTGCAGCGCTTCGCGAGGCACTGGCTCGACAAGGGCAAGATCGAGGGCCTGACGAGCGGCAGCTACTACCGGGACGACGACGGCGCCCTGTTCCCCATATAG
- the pssA gene encoding CDP-diacylglycerol--serine O-phosphatidyltransferase: protein MPEADEVDEEEEMPLSLRLSIADTLTLGNATCGFMAVYFTTTGILIPHLTGSQESGMARHSAATAVILMLCAAVFDLFDGLVARKLRSSPMGAELDNLSDLISFGLAPAYFVLVYGMVADDAHQRVAAVGAIVVLLAVVLRLARFSCVTVKDGTFQGMPSPFGALTVVSIVLLELPFAATLMAILGTAWLMVSRVEYPKPRGRLAGAMLAWIVLSMGMLAAWAFDAPSGQLLLQTGCALQLVMGAVIPLFATARRVNNFRDNRREARAAQLP from the coding sequence GTGCCCGAGGCCGACGAGGTGGACGAAGAGGAGGAGATGCCCCTCTCTCTCCGCCTGTCGATAGCGGACACCCTCACCCTCGGCAACGCCACGTGCGGCTTCATGGCGGTGTACTTCACCACCACCGGGATCCTGATCCCGCACCTCACCGGCAGCCAGGAATCCGGCATGGCCCGCCACAGCGCGGCCACGGCGGTCATCCTGATGCTCTGCGCGGCGGTCTTCGACCTCTTCGACGGCCTGGTCGCCCGCAAGCTGCGCTCCTCCCCGATGGGCGCGGAGCTGGACAACCTCTCGGACCTGATCAGCTTCGGTCTGGCCCCGGCGTACTTCGTCCTGGTCTACGGCATGGTCGCCGACGACGCACACCAGCGGGTGGCGGCGGTCGGCGCGATCGTCGTACTGCTCGCGGTGGTGCTGAGGCTCGCGAGATTCTCGTGCGTCACCGTCAAGGACGGCACCTTCCAGGGCATGCCGTCACCGTTCGGCGCGCTGACGGTCGTCTCGATCGTGCTCCTCGAGCTGCCCTTCGCGGCGACGCTCATGGCCATCCTGGGCACCGCCTGGCTGATGGTGAGCCGGGTCGAGTACCCGAAGCCGCGGGGCCGCCTCGCCGGTGCGATGCTCGCCTGGATCGTGCTGTCGATGGGCATGCTGGCGGCCTGGGCGTTCGACGCCCCGAGCGGTCAGCTCCTGCTCCAGACCGGCTGCGCGCTGCAACTGGTCATGGGCGCGGTCATCCCGCTGTTCGCCACGGCCCGCCGGGTGAACAACTTCCGCGACAACCGCCGCGAGGCACGGGCAGCCCAGCTGCCCTGA
- a CDS encoding MaoC family dehydratase translates to MQFGRTYEEFEVGAVYKHWPGKTVTEYDDHLFCLLTMNHHPLHMDANYAERTTDFGKNVVVGNYIYSLLLGMSVPDVSGKAIANLEIESLKHVAPTFHGDTLYGQTTVLDKWPSKSKNDRGIVYVETKGYKQDGTLVCVFRRKVLVPTETYIKERGGEQPGRPELKEKEQGK, encoded by the coding sequence ATGCAGTTCGGGCGCACCTACGAGGAGTTCGAGGTCGGGGCGGTGTACAAGCACTGGCCGGGAAAGACGGTCACGGAGTACGACGACCACCTCTTCTGTCTCCTCACGATGAACCACCACCCGCTCCACATGGACGCCAACTACGCGGAGCGGACGACCGACTTCGGCAAGAACGTCGTCGTCGGCAACTACATCTACTCCCTCCTGCTCGGCATGTCCGTGCCGGACGTCTCCGGCAAGGCGATCGCCAACCTGGAGATCGAGTCGCTCAAGCACGTCGCGCCGACCTTCCACGGCGACACGCTGTACGGGCAGACGACCGTGCTCGACAAGTGGCCGTCGAAGTCGAAGAACGACCGCGGGATCGTGTATGTCGAGACCAAGGGCTACAAGCAGGACGGCACTCTCGTGTGCGTGTTCCGCCGCAAGGTGCTGGTGCCGACCGAGACGTACATCAAGGAGCGCGGCGGGGAGCAGCCGGGCCGGCCCGAGCTCAAGGAAAAGGAACAGGGGAAGTAG
- a CDS encoding glycerate kinase, translated as MLVAADKFKGSLTAVEVAERVTAGLRRVVPDVEVEALPVADGGDGTVAAAVAAGFERREVRVAGPLGHEITAAFAVRGDTAVVEMAEASGLQRLPAGVFAPLTASTYGSGELLRAALDAGVRTIVFGVGGSATTDGGAGMLSALGARFLDEDGEPVAPGGGGLAELARADLSELDPRLASVELVLASDVDNPLTGPKGAPAVYGPQKGASPDDVVVLDAALAHYAKVLETEVGPKAAQYAVAPGAGAAGGIGYGALLVGARFRAGIEVMLDVLGFAPALERAELVITGEGSLDEQTLHGKAPAGVAAAARAAGKEVVAVCGRLALPPAELGRAGIRRAYPLTDVEPDVGKCISDAGPILERVAERIGRDFLL; from the coding sequence GTGCTCGTGGCCGCGGACAAGTTCAAGGGCTCGCTGACGGCCGTGGAGGTCGCCGAGCGGGTGACGGCCGGGTTGCGCCGGGTCGTACCGGACGTCGAGGTGGAGGCCCTGCCCGTCGCCGACGGCGGTGACGGGACGGTCGCCGCGGCGGTCGCGGCCGGGTTCGAACGCCGGGAGGTACGGGTCGCCGGCCCCCTCGGGCACGAGATCACCGCGGCCTTCGCGGTGCGCGGCGACACCGCGGTCGTGGAGATGGCCGAGGCGAGCGGGCTGCAGCGGCTCCCGGCCGGCGTGTTCGCACCGCTCACGGCGTCGACGTACGGCTCCGGGGAGCTGCTGCGGGCCGCGCTGGACGCGGGCGTGCGCACGATCGTGTTCGGGGTCGGCGGCAGCGCCACCACGGACGGCGGCGCGGGCATGCTGTCCGCGCTCGGCGCGCGGTTCCTGGACGAGGACGGCGAGCCGGTGGCACCGGGCGGCGGCGGCCTCGCCGAGCTGGCCCGCGCCGACCTGTCGGAGCTGGACCCGCGCCTCGCCTCCGTCGAACTGGTCCTGGCGAGCGACGTCGACAACCCGCTGACCGGCCCGAAGGGCGCACCGGCGGTGTACGGGCCGCAGAAGGGCGCCTCGCCGGACGACGTCGTCGTACTGGACGCGGCGCTCGCGCACTACGCGAAGGTGCTGGAGACGGAGGTCGGGCCGAAGGCCGCGCAGTACGCGGTCGCGCCCGGCGCGGGCGCGGCGGGCGGCATCGGCTACGGCGCGCTGCTCGTCGGCGCCCGCTTCCGCGCCGGGATCGAGGTCATGCTCGACGTGCTGGGCTTCGCGCCCGCGCTCGAACGCGCGGAGCTGGTGATCACCGGCGAGGGTTCGCTCGACGAGCAGACCCTGCACGGCAAGGCCCCCGCGGGCGTCGCCGCGGCGGCCCGGGCGGCCGGCAAGGAGGTCGTCGCCGTGTGCGGCCGCCTCGCCCTGCCGCCGGCCGAACTGGGCCGGGCCGGCATCCGCCGGGCGTACCCGCTGACCGACGTCGAGCCGGACGTGGGCAAGTGCATCTCGGACGCCGGCCCGATCCTGGAACGGGTCGCGGAGCGGATCGGCCGGGACTTCCTGCTCTGA
- a CDS encoding NUDIX hydrolase encodes MSTSHTTPEFAAYIASLPKVLAGAAAIFRDAAGRVLLVEPNYRAGWALPGGTIESGDGESPRQGARRETLEEIGLDRELGRLLAVDWAVGPGRPPLVAYVYDGGVLGEDDFEAIRLQETELLSWRLVPREELTDHLLGSLGHRVLAALDALADGTVTAELENGRRVG; translated from the coding sequence ATGAGTACCTCCCACACGACGCCCGAATTCGCCGCGTACATCGCCTCCCTGCCCAAGGTCCTGGCGGGGGCCGCCGCGATCTTCCGGGACGCCGCGGGGCGGGTCCTGCTGGTCGAGCCCAACTACCGTGCGGGCTGGGCGCTTCCGGGCGGCACGATCGAGTCCGGCGACGGCGAGAGCCCGCGGCAGGGCGCGCGCCGCGAGACGCTCGAGGAGATCGGTCTCGACCGCGAGCTCGGGCGGCTGCTCGCGGTGGACTGGGCGGTCGGCCCGGGCCGGCCGCCGCTGGTGGCGTACGTGTACGACGGCGGGGTCCTCGGCGAGGACGACTTCGAGGCGATCCGGCTGCAGGAGACGGAGCTGCTGTCCTGGCGGCTGGTCCCGCGCGAGGAGCTCACCGACCACCTGCTGGGCTCACTGGGCCACCGGGTCCTGGCCGCGCTGGACGCCCTGGCGGACGGCACGGTGACGGCCGAACTCGAGAACGGCCGCAGGGTGGGCTGA
- a CDS encoding SIR2 family NAD-dependent protein deacylase: MSKPLVAILSGAGISTDSGIPDYRGPNGLWRRDPEAEKLVTYEYYMGDPEIRRRAWQSRRRNRALAAEPNVAHRAVAGLERAGVPVRVITQNVDGLHQLAGMPVRKVLELHGTVRSVVCTKCHARGPMAEALARVEAGEEDPPCRGCGGILKSATVMFGERLDPVVLGEAVTITKACQVFVAVGTSLRVQPAAGLAGVAADHGARLVIVNAEPTPYDELADEVVREPIGTALPRLLRELAESSAV; the protein is encoded by the coding sequence ATGAGCAAGCCACTCGTCGCCATCCTCAGCGGGGCCGGGATCTCCACCGACTCAGGCATCCCCGACTACCGTGGGCCGAACGGGTTGTGGCGGCGGGATCCGGAGGCGGAGAAGCTCGTCACGTACGAGTACTACATGGGTGATCCGGAGATCCGGCGTCGGGCGTGGCAGTCGCGGCGGCGTAATCGGGCGCTGGCTGCCGAGCCGAACGTGGCGCATCGGGCGGTGGCCGGGCTGGAGCGGGCCGGGGTGCCGGTGCGGGTGATCACGCAGAACGTGGACGGGCTGCACCAGCTCGCCGGGATGCCCGTGCGCAAGGTGCTCGAACTGCACGGCACCGTGCGGAGCGTGGTGTGTACGAAGTGTCATGCCAGGGGGCCGATGGCGGAGGCGCTCGCGCGGGTCGAGGCAGGTGAGGAGGATCCGCCGTGCCGGGGGTGCGGCGGGATCCTGAAGTCGGCCACCGTGATGTTCGGCGAGCGGCTCGACCCGGTGGTGCTGGGCGAGGCCGTCACCATCACCAAGGCCTGCCAGGTCTTCGTCGCCGTCGGCACGAGCCTTAGGGTGCAGCCCGCCGCCGGGCTGGCCGGCGTCGCCGCCGACCACGGGGCCCGGCTGGTCATCGTCAACGCCGAGCCGACGCCGTACGACGAACTCGCCGACGAGGTCGTCAGGGAGCCGATCGGGACGGCGCTGCCGAGGCTGCTGCGGGAGCTGGCAGAATCCAGCGCGGTATAG
- a CDS encoding acyl-CoA dehydrogenase family protein has protein sequence MARLAQTAGLTDVQQEILSTVRDFVDKEIIPVATELEHRDEYPQQIVDGLKELGLFGLMIPEEYGGLGESLLTYALCVEEIARGWMSVSGIINTHFIVAYMLKQHGTQEQKDHFLPRMALGDVRGAFSMSEPGLGSDVSAITSKAVQDGEEYVLNGQKMWLTNGGTSSLVAVLVRSDEGHPEGTAPHKSMTTFLIEKEPGFGEVRPGLTIPGKIEKMGYKGVDTTEMIMDGLRLPADRVLGGVTGRGFYQMMDGVEVGRVNVAARGCGVAHRAFELGVRYAQQRHTFGKAIAQHQAIQFKLAEMATKVEAAHAMMVNAARKKDSGERNDLEAGMAKYLASEYCKEVVEDAFRIHGGYGFSKEYEIERLYREAPMLLIGEGTAEIQKMIIGRRLLEEYRFQG, from the coding sequence ATGGCGCGACTCGCCCAGACCGCCGGTCTGACCGACGTCCAGCAGGAGATCCTCTCCACCGTCCGCGACTTCGTGGACAAGGAGATCATCCCGGTCGCGACCGAGCTGGAGCACCGCGACGAGTACCCGCAGCAGATCGTCGACGGCCTCAAGGAGTTGGGCCTGTTCGGCCTGATGATCCCGGAGGAGTACGGGGGCCTGGGCGAGTCCCTCCTCACCTACGCGCTCTGCGTCGAGGAGATCGCCCGCGGCTGGATGTCGGTGTCCGGCATCATCAACACGCACTTCATCGTGGCGTACATGCTCAAGCAGCACGGCACACAGGAGCAGAAGGACCACTTCCTGCCGCGCATGGCGCTCGGCGACGTCCGGGGCGCGTTCTCCATGTCGGAGCCGGGCCTCGGCTCGGACGTGTCGGCGATCACGTCGAAGGCGGTACAGGACGGCGAGGAGTACGTCCTGAACGGCCAGAAGATGTGGCTGACGAACGGCGGAACGTCGTCCCTGGTGGCCGTTCTCGTGCGAAGTGACGAAGGACACCCGGAGGGCACGGCCCCCCACAAGTCGATGACGACCTTCCTGATCGAGAAGGAGCCCGGCTTCGGCGAGGTCCGCCCGGGCCTCACGATCCCCGGCAAGATCGAGAAGATGGGCTACAAGGGTGTCGACACCACCGAGATGATCATGGATGGCCTGCGCCTTCCCGCAGACCGCGTGCTCGGCGGGGTCACCGGCCGGGGTTTTTACCAAATGATGGACGGTGTGGAGGTGGGCCGCGTGAACGTCGCGGCGCGTGGCTGCGGCGTCGCCCACCGTGCCTTCGAGCTCGGCGTCCGGTACGCCCAGCAGCGCCATACGTTCGGCAAGGCGATCGCCCAGCACCAGGCGATCCAGTTCAAGCTGGCCGAGATGGCTACCAAGGTCGAGGCCGCCCATGCGATGATGGTGAACGCTGCACGCAAAAAGGACTCCGGAGAACGAAACGACCTCGAGGCAGGGATGGCGAAGTACCTCGCCTCCGAGTACTGCAAGGAGGTCGTGGAGGACGCCTTCCGGATCCACGGCGGTTACGGCTTCTCCAAGGAATACGAGATCGAGCGCCTCTACCGCGAGGCCCCGATGTTGCTGATCGGTGAAGGCACCGCCGAAATCCAGAAAATGATCATTGGTCGCAGGTTGCTCGAGGAGTATCGGTTCCAGGGCTGA
- a CDS encoding phosphatidylserine decarboxylase, with protein MPHSQTSAHRDSLVGARLARGASPWLLPTVATAAVSLLRARHSGVAKAVAVPATALAAGMLWFFRDPEREIASGRVISPADGVVQSIMPWKDGRTRVAIFMSPLNVHVNRAPLAGTVTSVEHIPGGFVPAFNKESENNERVVWHFDTELGDIEMIQIAGAVARRIVPYIPEGTKVEQGERVGLIRFGSRVDIYLPEGVDVAVEVGQKTVAGVTRIDRD; from the coding sequence ATGCCCCACAGCCAAACCTCTGCACACCGCGACAGCCTGGTAGGCGCACGCCTCGCGCGCGGAGCATCGCCGTGGCTTCTGCCGACCGTCGCCACCGCAGCCGTCAGCCTGCTGCGCGCCCGCCACTCGGGCGTCGCCAAGGCCGTCGCCGTGCCCGCCACCGCTCTCGCGGCGGGCATGCTGTGGTTCTTCCGCGACCCCGAGCGCGAGATCGCCTCGGGCCGGGTCATCTCCCCCGCCGACGGTGTGGTGCAGAGCATCATGCCGTGGAAGGACGGGCGCACCCGGGTCGCGATCTTCATGAGCCCGCTCAACGTCCACGTCAACCGCGCGCCGCTGGCCGGCACCGTGACGTCGGTCGAGCACATCCCCGGCGGGTTCGTGCCGGCGTTCAACAAGGAGAGCGAGAACAACGAGCGCGTCGTCTGGCACTTCGACACCGAGCTCGGTGACATCGAGATGATCCAGATCGCCGGAGCCGTCGCCCGCCGCATCGTCCCCTACATCCCCGAGGGCACGAAGGTCGAGCAGGGCGAGCGCGTCGGCCTGATCCGCTTCGGCTCACGTGTCGACATCTACCTCCCCGAGGGTGTGGACGTCGCGGTCGAGGTGGGGCAGAAGACAGTGGCGGGGGTGACTCGCATTGACCGTGATTGA
- a CDS encoding AlkA N-terminal domain-containing protein, translating to MQNGMYTDRERCVRAVQSKDARFDGWFFTAVLTTGIYCRPSCPVVPPKPENMVFHPSAAACQQAGFRACKRCRPDTTPGSPEWNQRADLVARAMRLIADGVVDRDGVPGLAARLGYSTRQVERQLLAELGAGPLALARAQRAQTARLLIETTELPMADVAFAAGFSSIRTFNDTVREVFALSPSELRARVPQKNAPATPGTLQLRLPFRAPLNPDNLFGHLAATGVPGVEEWRDGAFRRTLRLPYGHGIVALTPNPDHIGCRLTLSDLRDLTVAISRCRRMLDLDADPVAVDDQLRTDPLLAPLVDKVPGRRVPRTVDEAEFAVRAVLGQQVSTAAARTHAARLVTAYGDPVDDPEGGLTHLFPTPEALAAVDPEHLAMPRTRRTTFTTLVGQLADGTLHLGVESDWSEARARLLALPGFGPWTVDVIAMRALGDPDAFLPTDLGIRRAAQELGLPSTPAALTARAAAWRPWRAYAVQYLWATDSHPINFLPV from the coding sequence ATGCAGAACGGGATGTACACCGACCGCGAGCGCTGTGTGCGCGCCGTGCAGTCCAAGGACGCGCGGTTCGACGGCTGGTTCTTCACGGCGGTCCTGACCACCGGAATCTACTGCCGGCCCAGTTGCCCGGTCGTGCCGCCCAAGCCGGAGAACATGGTCTTCCACCCGAGCGCCGCCGCCTGCCAGCAGGCCGGCTTCCGCGCCTGCAAGCGCTGCCGGCCCGACACCACTCCGGGTTCCCCGGAGTGGAACCAGCGCGCCGACCTGGTCGCCCGCGCCATGCGGCTGATCGCCGACGGCGTCGTCGACCGCGACGGCGTGCCCGGACTCGCCGCCCGCCTCGGCTACAGCACCCGCCAGGTCGAACGCCAACTCCTCGCCGAACTCGGCGCGGGCCCCCTCGCGTTGGCCCGAGCCCAGCGCGCCCAGACCGCCCGCCTCCTCATCGAGACGACCGAACTCCCCATGGCGGACGTCGCGTTCGCCGCCGGCTTCTCCTCCATCCGCACCTTCAACGACACCGTGCGCGAGGTCTTCGCACTCTCCCCGAGCGAACTGCGCGCCCGCGTCCCGCAGAAGAACGCCCCGGCGACGCCGGGCACCCTCCAGTTGAGGCTGCCGTTCCGCGCCCCCCTCAACCCCGACAACCTCTTCGGGCACCTCGCCGCGACCGGCGTACCGGGCGTGGAGGAGTGGCGGGACGGCGCGTTCCGGCGCACGCTGCGGCTGCCGTACGGGCACGGCATCGTGGCGCTCACCCCGAACCCCGACCACATCGGCTGCCGACTCACCCTCAGCGACCTGCGCGATCTCACCGTCGCCATCAGCCGCTGCCGGCGCATGCTCGACCTGGACGCCGACCCGGTCGCCGTCGACGACCAACTGCGCACCGACCCGCTGCTCGCGCCCCTGGTCGACAAGGTCCCCGGCCGCCGGGTCCCGCGCACGGTCGACGAGGCGGAGTTCGCCGTACGCGCCGTGCTGGGCCAGCAGGTCTCCACGGCCGCCGCCCGCACCCACGCGGCCCGCCTGGTCACCGCGTACGGCGACCCGGTCGACGACCCCGAAGGCGGCCTCACCCACCTCTTCCCGACCCCCGAGGCGCTCGCCGCCGTCGACCCCGAGCACCTGGCGATGCCCCGCACGCGTCGCACCACCTTCACCACCCTGGTCGGCCAACTCGCCGACGGCACACTCCACTTGGGTGTGGAGAGCGACTGGTCCGAGGCCCGCGCCCGGCTCCTCGCACTGCCCGGCTTCGGCCCGTGGACGGTCGACGTCATCGCGATGCGCGCCCTCGGCGACCCCGACGCGTTCCTCCCCACCGACCTCGGAATCCGGCGCGCGGCCCAGGAGTTGGGCCTGCCCTCCACCCCGGCGGCGCTCACCGCCCGCGCGGCGGCCTGGCGCCCCTGGCGCGCGTACGCCGTCCAGTACCTCTGGGCGACCGACAGCCACCCGATCAACTTCCTTCCTGTATAG